One sulfur-oxidizing endosymbiont of Gigantopelta aegis genomic region harbors:
- a CDS encoding Txe/YoeB family addiction module toxin, whose protein sequence is MSKNLAWTDADWSDYIYWQSQDKKTLKRINKLIDNILRSPFEGIGKPEALKENLSGFWSRRIDDTHRLVYAVNDTHITIIACKYHYNKSS, encoded by the coding sequence ATGAGTAAGAACTTAGCATGGACTGATGCGGACTGGTCAGATTATATTTATTGGCAAAGCCAAGATAAAAAAACATTAAAACGTATCAATAAATTAATTGATAACATTCTTCGCTCCCCCTTTGAAGGTATTGGGAAGCCTGAGGCCTTAAAAGAAAATCTATCTGGTTTTTGGTCGCGTAGAATTGATGATACCCATCGTTTAGTTTACGCAGTTAATGATACACATATAACTATCATTGCCTGTAAGTACCACTATAACAAATCAAGCTAA
- a CDS encoding OB-fold-containig protein yields the protein MELNQLWEILSGYPTGIYTVFIGLLLVFWLFVIIGALDLELISFDADIDVDAEIEIPGFVGLMHTLGLTGVPFTIVITILVFLAWVFSYIVSAYLIPLIPSSLVQILVATITLVGAFLLAVPITSRIVAPLQKLSQENQAKSNKDFLGSHCTVTSLSVDDTFGQGKIKTRGASLIVRIRAELPNTIKKGDIVRPISYDENDNVYHIVTHEEFEKNLEK from the coding sequence ATGGAATTAAATCAGCTCTGGGAAATACTAAGTGGCTACCCCACTGGCATCTATACGGTGTTCATTGGCCTGTTATTGGTTTTCTGGCTCTTTGTTATTATTGGTGCCCTGGATCTTGAGCTCATATCCTTTGATGCTGACATTGATGTTGATGCAGAAATTGAAATTCCCGGTTTTGTCGGTCTAATGCACACACTTGGCTTAACGGGCGTACCATTTACCATAGTTATAACCATCCTAGTATTTCTTGCCTGGGTTTTTAGCTATATTGTCTCGGCCTATCTCATTCCCCTTATACCTTCAAGCCTAGTGCAAATTTTAGTCGCTACAATAACACTTGTAGGTGCTTTCCTATTGGCTGTGCCCATCACATCACGTATTGTAGCGCCACTACAAAAACTGTCTCAAGAAAATCAGGCTAAGTCTAATAAAGACTTTTTGGGCAGTCACTGCACTGTCACCTCACTCAGTGTAGATGATACTTTTGGGCAGGGAAAAATTAAAACTCGGGGCGCTAGTTTAATTGTCAGAATTCGTGCTGAATTACCCAATACAATAAAAAAAGGTGATATAGTCAGACCGATTAGTTATGACGAAAATGACAATGTTTACCATATCGTCACCCATGAAGAGTTTGAAAAGAATTTAGAAAAATAG
- a CDS encoding type II toxin-antitoxin system Phd/YefM family antitoxin produces MRVISFTEARNTLKSVLDQVVNDADCAVITRRDSDDAVVMSLDFYNSLMETVYLLKSPANAEHLSKSIEQYHQGKTKERDLLNE; encoded by the coding sequence ATGCGTGTTATCTCATTCACCGAAGCAAGAAATACACTTAAATCTGTTTTAGATCAAGTAGTTAATGATGCTGACTGCGCTGTAATTACGCGTCGCGATAGCGATGATGCAGTGGTCATGTCTTTAGACTTTTACAATAGCCTTATGGAAACAGTTTATTTACTTAAAAGCCCTGCAAATGCTGAGCATCTCAGCAAATCTATAGAACAATACCATCAAGGTAAAACCAAGGAAAGAGACTTACTAAATGAGTAA
- a CDS encoding DDE-type integrase/transposase/recombinase, which produces MGETTRKLNFFVMVLCHSRMMYVEFTLSQSMEHFLACHQHAFEFFGAVPEKVMIDNLKTGVLSRPAGEDIVFNPKYLDFAHHYGFRIKACGVRKGNEKVGLKTGWVMSKKTSSMAWS; this is translated from the coding sequence GTGGGTGAAACCACTCGCAAGCTGAACTTCTTTGTGATGGTGTTATGCCATTCCAGAATGATGTACGTAGAATTCACTTTATCACAAAGCATGGAACACTTTCTGGCCTGTCATCAACATGCTTTTGAGTTCTTTGGTGCCGTGCCGGAAAAAGTCATGATTGATAATTTGAAGACGGGCGTTCTCTCTCGCCCTGCAGGAGAAGATATTGTTTTTAACCCTAAATACTTAGACTTTGCACATCATTATGGTTTTAGAATTAAAGCCTGTGGCGTTCGTAAGGGCAATGAAAAGGTCGGGTTGAAAACGGGGTGGGTTATGTCAAAAAAAACTTCCTCAATGGCCTGGAGTTGA
- a CDS encoding type II secretion system F family protein: protein MSTLFKAGIPIIRAMNSLALTTDNDYLKEILEHSIKQLEAGQPYLQAWQNTRKFFRRCFSVS from the coding sequence ATGAGCACTTTGTTTAAGGCTGGAATTCCAATTATTCGGGCAATGAATAGCTTGGCATTAACCACTGACAATGATTATTTAAAAGAAATTTTAGAGCATAGCATCAAGCAACTTGAAGCCGGTCAGCCATATCTACAGGCTTGGCAAAATACCCGGAAGTTTTTCCGCCGGTGTTTCTCAGTGTCATGA
- a CDS encoding type II secretion system F family protein, protein MRKGVERGDNLTNTAAATGMFTPLVLQMIAVGEETGQVDDMLVKVAEFL, encoded by the coding sequence ATGCGCAAGGGCGTTGAACGCGGTGACAATCTGACCAATACTGCCGCCGCAACAGGCATGTTTACCCCATTGGTATTGCAAATGATTGCGGTGGGTGAAGAAACCGGTCAAGTGGATGATATGTTGGTTAAAGTGGCTGAATTTTTATGA
- a CDS encoding nucleotidyl transferase AbiEii/AbiGii toxin family protein translates to MNEAYKKQVMLVLDVLPEVAKEDCFAMHGGTAINLFVRNMPRLSVDIDLTYVEIAQRKETLDAINVALGRIKENIEKLRPSIRIEHKENICKLQLNEHGITIKIEVNMVGRGLLGEAIKAQLCETAQEQFDVFCTMPIVPIGQLYGGKICAALDRQHPRDLFDVKLMFENKGFTDEIKRGFLLGLVSSNRPTHEILTLHLLDQRTAFENQFEGMSAIEFSYDDYEATRLQLIEAVKASLDENDKAFLLSLNRLAPDWSIYDYQDFPSVKWKLMNLEKFKKDNLDVYQQQLTGLEDILR, encoded by the coding sequence ATGAATGAAGCCTATAAAAAACAGGTGATGCTGGTGCTCGATGTGTTGCCAGAAGTTGCAAAAGAAGATTGTTTTGCCATGCATGGCGGTACAGCCATTAATCTTTTTGTGCGTAATATGCCAAGGTTATCAGTAGATATTGATTTAACCTATGTTGAGATCGCACAGCGAAAAGAAACGCTTGATGCGATTAATGTGGCACTAGGGCGCATCAAGGAAAACATTGAAAAGCTTCGCCCATCGATACGAATTGAACATAAAGAGAATATTTGTAAGCTTCAACTTAATGAGCATGGCATAACCATAAAAATAGAAGTAAACATGGTGGGGCGTGGTTTGCTAGGAGAAGCAATTAAAGCTCAGCTTTGTGAAACAGCACAAGAACAGTTTGACGTATTTTGCACGATGCCCATTGTACCAATAGGGCAGCTCTATGGTGGCAAAATATGTGCAGCCTTAGATAGGCAGCACCCTAGAGATTTGTTTGATGTGAAGCTCATGTTTGAAAATAAAGGATTCACTGATGAAATTAAGCGCGGCTTTTTGCTTGGATTGGTCAGCTCTAATCGACCAACCCATGAAATACTTACCCTACATCTGCTTGATCAACGCACAGCCTTTGAAAACCAGTTTGAAGGCATGAGCGCAATTGAGTTTAGTTATGATGATTATGAGGCAACAAGACTTCAGCTTATTGAAGCAGTAAAAGCCAGTTTGGACGAAAATGATAAGGCGTTTTTGTTAAGCCTTAATCGTCTAGCACCTGACTGGTCGATTTATGATTATCAGGATTTTCCATCGGTAAAATGGAAGCTCATGAATTTGGAAAAATTTAAAAAGGACAATCTAGATGTTTATCAGCAGCAATTAACAGGGCTGGAAGATATTTTGCGATAG
- a CDS encoding transposase, producing MNDQTKKPNKSYTSEFKESAVKLANETDQPVSQTARELGVNVNTLHTWISKYSKPVKTVANRRMNTFMMK from the coding sequence ATGAATGATCAAACAAAAAAACCGAATAAAAGCTATACATCAGAATTTAAAGAATCAGCTGTCAAATTAGCTAATGAGACGGATCAACCCGTTTCTCAGACTGCCAGGGAGCTAGGTGTTAATGTAAATACTCTACATACCTGGATCAGTAAATATTCCAAACCGGTGAAGACGGTAGCCAATAGAAGGATGAACACATTTATGATGAAGTAA
- a CDS encoding DUF6701 domain-containing protein codes for MDIGLNGDQFFWLQYDWDGDGDYFDTAGDASLPGKGNNPPYSRASFGIYNRSKRIIYTRELY; via the coding sequence ATGGACATTGGTTTGAATGGTGATCAGTTTTTCTGGCTACAATATGATTGGGATGGCGATGGTGATTATTTTGATACCGCAGGTGATGCTAGCCTGCCTGGAAAGGGCAATAACCCACCCTACAGTCGAGCAAGCTTTGGTATTTATAATCGCTCTAAACGTATTATTTATACCCGTGAATTATACTGA
- a CDS encoding type IV toxin-antitoxin system AbiEi family antitoxin, which produces MSTVRETKLNTLLSTQPSDIVLSSAWLSEQGYSLDLQKRYKKSQWFDSIGTGALIRHGDQVDYLGGIYALQSQLGLFVHPAGKTALSMQGKAHYLELSAKRVQLFGGKKDSLPLWFKKRDWGVNIECKLSSFLPPDLGLVEIEHKSFTVKVSSPARAVMECLYLAPKSQPLLEVFELMEGLNNLRPATVQKLLEECSSIKVKRLFLYLADKAGHEWFNFIDLDKVDLGSGKRSIVSDGVYVAKYQITVPKELEAVI; this is translated from the coding sequence ATGAGTACCGTAAGAGAGACAAAATTAAACACACTGCTTAGCACTCAGCCTTCTGACATAGTGCTCTCTTCAGCATGGCTAAGTGAGCAGGGCTATAGTCTTGATTTACAAAAACGGTACAAAAAAAGCCAGTGGTTTGATTCTATCGGCACGGGCGCATTAATACGTCATGGCGATCAGGTCGATTACTTGGGCGGTATCTATGCTTTGCAATCTCAACTAGGACTCTTTGTGCATCCCGCAGGTAAAACTGCTCTGTCGATGCAAGGGAAAGCGCATTATTTGGAGCTATCGGCTAAGAGGGTGCAATTATTTGGAGGCAAGAAAGACAGCTTGCCACTTTGGTTTAAAAAGCGAGACTGGGGAGTAAATATAGAGTGTAAACTTTCGTCTTTTTTACCGCCTGATCTTGGCTTGGTAGAAATCGAACATAAGAGCTTCACGGTTAAGGTTTCCAGTCCTGCAAGAGCAGTCATGGAATGTTTATATTTAGCTCCCAAATCTCAACCACTCTTGGAAGTGTTTGAGCTTATGGAGGGCTTGAATAATTTGCGCCCAGCAACAGTGCAAAAATTATTGGAAGAATGTAGCTCGATAAAAGTAAAAAGACTGTTTTTATACTTGGCTGATAAAGCTGGTCATGAATGGTTTAACTTTATCGATCTGGATAAAGTTGATTTAGGCTCAGGTAAACGCAGTATCGTTAGCGATGGGGTTTACGTTGCAAAATATCAGATAACCGTGCCCAAAGAGTTGGAAGCAGTGATATGA
- a CDS encoding mobile mystery protein A translates to MGIEAVVLKQYQNKVNQALKQFGDYAVPSSEGWLKTVRKALGMSGTQLANRLGVTKGRVSQAESAELTGSATLKSMQSMAQAMDCRFVYAVIPEKRIESVIRERAILKAKEQIKAASTQMALEAQALSDEQLTFEVDRLASVSGVS, encoded by the coding sequence ATGGGCATCGAAGCGGTTGTTTTAAAGCAATATCAAAACAAAGTGAACCAAGCTTTAAAGCAGTTTGGCGACTATGCCGTGCCCTCTTCTGAAGGATGGCTTAAAACAGTTCGCAAAGCGCTTGGCATGTCAGGCACGCAATTGGCAAACCGCCTTGGCGTTACCAAGGGGCGGGTTTCACAAGCTGAATCTGCTGAGCTAACAGGCAGTGCCACGCTCAAAAGTATGCAAAGCATGGCGCAAGCCATGGATTGCCGTTTTGTGTATGCGGTCATTCCTGAAAAAAGGATTGAAAGTGTCATTAGAGAGCGCGCCATCTTAAAGGCGAAAGAGCAGATCAAGGCAGCATCCACACAGATGGCGCTTGAAGCGCAAGCACTCAGCGATGAACAGCTTACTTTTGAAGTGGATCGCCTTGCCTCTGTGTCAGGGGTCTCCTGA
- a CDS encoding IS3 family transposase, protein MKYAWITDQAKDYPVTILCRFMDVSRSCYYDWVSSPKTDREKENEALTEQLKNCLKTVARLMEPVVLKRKLAEKGVHISRRRIGRLMKKAGLFCKTKRRFKATTNSKHNKRISPNLLEREFTVSQPDRYYVGDITYIATKEGWLYLAVVIDLFSRQIVGWSMDERMKAKLVNDALLMAIWKRKPMDGLLWHTDRGSQYASDSHRKILSDHNIIQSMSRKGNCWDNAVSESFFHSLKTELTHHCRFKTRVEAKQAIFEYIEVFYNRERLHSANDYLSPVDYEIQQEIA, encoded by the coding sequence GTGAAGTACGCATGGATAACTGATCAGGCTAAAGATTACCCGGTAACGATTCTGTGCCGTTTTATGGATGTTTCCCGTAGTTGCTATTATGATTGGGTTAGCTCTCCTAAAACGGATAGAGAGAAAGAAAATGAAGCGCTTACTGAGCAGCTAAAAAACTGTTTGAAGACAGTCGCAAGACTTATGGAACCCGTCGTCTTAAAAAGAAAACTGGCTGAAAAAGGCGTTCATATAAGCCGCCGGAGAATTGGTCGATTAATGAAAAAAGCCGGTTTGTTTTGTAAAACGAAGAGACGCTTTAAAGCGACGACTAATTCCAAGCATAATAAGCGTATATCTCCAAATTTACTGGAAAGAGAGTTTACTGTCTCTCAACCTGATCGCTACTATGTGGGTGATATTACCTATATTGCCACCAAGGAAGGCTGGTTATATTTAGCGGTTGTCATTGACTTATTCTCTAGGCAAATTGTTGGCTGGTCGATGGATGAGCGAATGAAAGCCAAGCTAGTCAATGATGCTTTACTGATGGCCATATGGAAGCGTAAACCAATGGATGGATTGCTTTGGCATACTGACCGAGGTAGCCAATATGCCTCTGATAGTCATAGAAAAATATTGTCGGATCATAACATAATTCAGTCTATGAGCCGCAAAGGAAATTGCTGGGACAATGCTGTATCAGAGAGCTTCTTTCATAGTTTGAAAACTGAATTGACGCACCATTGTCGATTCAAAACCAGAGTAGAAGCAAAGCAGGCAATATTTGAATATATTGAGGTATTTTATAATCGGGAGCGACTTCATTCGGCTAATGATTATTTGTCACCAGTCGATTATGAAATACAGCAGGAAATAGCTTAA
- a CDS encoding pyrimidine/purine nucleoside phosphorylase: MCEFSFSFRLSDGKVKSIAFNSVDGDATAGVMAAGEYTFGTSSIELMTVTSGEMQVKLPGADTWQTYTSGETFRVEAKQSFDVKMTTDVAYLCVYINE; this comes from the coding sequence ATTTGCGAGTTCAGTTTCAGCTTCCGGCTCAGTGACGGCAAGGTAAAGTCCATTGCCTTTAATAGTGTTGATGGTGATGCGACGGCAGGCGTTATGGCAGCAGGTGAATATACTTTTGGTACGAGTAGCATTGAATTAATGACAGTGACCAGCGGTGAAATGCAGGTTAAATTGCCCGGTGCTGATACTTGGCAAACTTATACAAGCGGCGAAACATTCAGAGTCGAAGCCAAGCAATCCTTTGATGTCAAAATGACCACAGATGTCGCCTATCTCTGTGTTTATATCAACGAATAA
- a CDS encoding pilus assembly FimT family protein, translated as MQTNNSNFRNNELTRNQGFTLVELVTVIIIVGIMASVGAAKFFSQSSFQDSQYHQEIISAFRYAQKLPLPASVMLILCWAVITMP; from the coding sequence ATGCAAACGAATAATAGCAATTTTCGAAATAATGAGCTGACAAGAAACCAGGGTTTTACACTCGTTGAACTTGTGACGGTGATCATCATTGTCGGCATTATGGCATCAGTCGGTGCAGCAAAATTCTTTAGTCAATCTTCCTTTCAAGACAGCCAATATCATCAAGAAATCATCTCAGCTTTTCGTTATGCACAAAAATTGCCATTGCCAGCCAGTGTGATGTTGATATTGTGTTGGGCGGTGATAACTATGCCTTAA
- a CDS encoding flotillin family protein: MYFIALSVGVLAAFLLGGFFLYASFYKKVDQGNAMIVNTLKAEPDVTFTGRLVIPVIHRREIMNISLKTIEIDRRGKDGLICMDNIRADIKVAFFVRVNKTTEDVLRVAQAIGCDRASEQETMEELFSAKFSEALKTVGKRLNFIDLYQERDKFRDDIIKVIGEDLNGYVLEDAAIDYLEQTPIESLDKDNILDAQGIRKITELTAIEHISTNNLEREEQMKIKKKDVETRETILELERQEKDAEAKQLREVSSVIAREEAETKKIQEEERQKSEQARIVSEEKILVAEENMQREIEVANLNRQRVVVTETEQVKRAQELEVVARERAVELEEIEKEKALEIEKKNIADVIRERIVVEKSVAIEEEEIEKVRLVAEAEREREATVIKAEAGAQEALVKEIKAAEADEIKASHKAKEEVVLAQGRLKSAEHNAEADKRKAEGIEAVEAAPGLAKARVQEFQADADEKSGIAEAKVLEEKLLAQATGDEKLGLSEAKVLQEKLSAQAIGDEKIGIAAVKIKEADAVAIKALGKAEASKIADRFAAEAEGLEKKFVAMKQMDENTRDHEEFRMRLDLGHAEAMKGIDANVEIAQEQADVLGKAMSEANIDIVGGNGEFLEKFINSLAVGKSIDAVADKSKIVSKAIEGHMTGEESIVGDIKEIVSGLSAGSGSVQNLTVSAFLSQVMKSGTTEQQNLVKKLMGTINSDS; encoded by the coding sequence ATGTATTTCATCGCTTTATCTGTCGGTGTCTTAGCGGCATTTCTATTAGGCGGCTTTTTCCTCTATGCCAGCTTTTACAAGAAAGTCGATCAAGGCAATGCCATGATCGTCAATACCTTAAAAGCTGAGCCGGATGTCACTTTTACCGGACGCTTAGTTATTCCCGTTATTCATCGTCGTGAAATCATGAATATCTCTCTAAAAACCATTGAAATTGATCGTCGCGGCAAAGATGGTTTGATTTGTATGGATAATATTCGCGCAGATATTAAAGTGGCCTTTTTTGTCCGCGTCAACAAAACCACCGAAGATGTACTCAGAGTCGCACAGGCCATTGGTTGTGACCGTGCATCAGAGCAAGAAACCATGGAAGAACTCTTCAGTGCCAAATTCTCCGAGGCCTTAAAAACTGTTGGCAAGCGTCTTAATTTTATCGACCTGTATCAAGAGCGTGATAAGTTTCGCGATGATATTATCAAAGTCATTGGTGAAGACTTAAATGGTTATGTACTCGAAGATGCCGCCATCGATTACCTTGAGCAAACCCCCATTGAGAGTCTGGACAAAGACAATATTCTCGATGCCCAGGGTATTAGAAAAATTACTGAGCTGACAGCGATTGAACATATCAGCACCAACAATCTTGAACGCGAAGAACAAATGAAAATCAAGAAAAAGGATGTTGAAACCCGTGAAACCATCCTTGAGCTAGAGCGTCAGGAAAAAGATGCCGAAGCCAAACAATTACGTGAAGTCTCCAGCGTCATTGCCCGCGAAGAAGCTGAAACCAAGAAAATTCAAGAAGAAGAGCGACAAAAATCAGAGCAGGCACGCATTGTTTCCGAAGAAAAAATTCTCGTGGCCGAAGAAAATATGCAACGTGAAATTGAAGTGGCCAATTTAAACCGTCAGCGTGTCGTGGTCACTGAAACAGAGCAAGTTAAACGCGCTCAAGAGCTTGAAGTCGTCGCGCGCGAACGTGCCGTTGAACTGGAAGAGATTGAGAAAGAAAAAGCCCTGGAAATTGAAAAGAAAAACATTGCCGATGTTATCCGTGAACGCATCGTGGTAGAAAAGTCCGTTGCCATCGAAGAGGAAGAAATTGAAAAAGTCCGCTTAGTTGCCGAAGCCGAACGTGAAAGAGAAGCCACTGTGATTAAAGCCGAAGCCGGAGCACAAGAAGCCCTGGTCAAAGAAATTAAGGCCGCCGAAGCCGATGAAATCAAAGCCTCACACAAGGCTAAAGAAGAAGTGGTATTAGCCCAAGGGCGTTTAAAATCTGCCGAACATAATGCTGAAGCAGACAAACGCAAAGCCGAAGGCATCGAAGCTGTTGAAGCCGCACCCGGACTGGCAAAAGCCCGGGTTCAGGAATTCCAGGCCGATGCTGATGAAAAATCAGGTATTGCCGAAGCGAAAGTGTTAGAAGAGAAATTACTCGCTCAGGCCACCGGCGATGAAAAATTGGGGCTTTCAGAAGCCAAAGTGCTGCAAGAAAAATTATCCGCCCAGGCCATTGGTGATGAAAAAATAGGTATCGCAGCGGTCAAAATCAAAGAAGCCGATGCCGTCGCTATCAAGGCGCTTGGTAAAGCCGAAGCCAGCAAAATTGCCGATCGTTTTGCCGCAGAAGCAGAAGGCTTAGAGAAGAAGTTTGTTGCCATGAAACAAATGGATGAAAACACCCGTGATCACGAAGAATTCCGTATGCGCTTAGATTTGGGGCATGCTGAAGCCATGAAAGGCATTGATGCTAACGTTGAGATTGCACAAGAACAAGCGGATGTGCTAGGCAAGGCAATGTCAGAAGCCAATATTGATATCGTGGGTGGTAATGGTGAATTTCTGGAAAAATTCATTAACTCACTGGCAGTAGGTAAATCCATTGATGCCGTTGCAGACAAGAGTAAAATTGTTTCCAAGGCCATCGAAGGTCACATGACAGGCGAAGAAAGCATTGTTGGCGATATTAAAGAAATTGTCTCTGGCCTAAGTGCTGGCAGTGGTAGCGTACAAAACCTGACCGTCAGCGCCTTTTTGTCACAGGTAATGAAAAGTGGCACAACTGAACAGCAGAACCTAGTTAAAAAGTTAATGGGTACGATTAACTCAGATTCCTAA
- a CDS encoding DUF455 family protein, translating to MIKLKTAKRRKACILILLRQSLRDMGYDYGDFPAHNELWQMAVTTADDLMARNEIGHINAGTRWFRYQCEREQLDPDKMFFTLIKKNT from the coding sequence ATGATTAAGTTAAAAACAGCAAAAAGAAGAAAAGCCTGCATTTTAATTCTATTGCGTCAGAGTCTCAGAGATATGGGCTATGACTATGGTGATTTTCCCGCGCATAATGAATTGTGGCAAATGGCGGTAACTACGGCAGATGATCTCATGGCACGTAATGAAATTGGTCATATCAATGCAGGGACTCGCTGGTTTCGTTATCAATGTGAACGTGAACAACTTGATCCGGATAAGATGTTTTTCACTTTAATAAAAAAAAATACCTGA
- a CDS encoding Mu transposase domain-containing protein, producing MNPAIKIWMADIANVRIHGETRKKPVDCLPEDVQAMRSLPINRYDIARIETVRSTKLFRISLDSNRYSVPAEYASQSLTLKIYPERLCVYDQEKLIARHIRSFERHRDFEDPDHPKELLAQRRRSEDQKLFQRFIALSPRASDYYQKLAQKRLNPKVHVRKIVGLSEIYGIEATERAMLDAFVFEAFSSEYVANLLEQRLNKLPEAGALHLTRSEDLLDITLEKPDINIYQPKEIKGTTYDSTIQFETKQSNKEEK from the coding sequence TTGAATCCAGCCATTAAAATCTGGATGGCTGACATTGCTAATGTGCGCATCCATGGCGAAACCCGAAAAAAGCCAGTGGATTGTTTGCCTGAAGATGTGCAGGCCATGCGCTCTTTGCCCATTAACCGATATGACATTGCACGGATTGAAACCGTCCGCTCGACCAAACTGTTTCGCATCAGTCTGGATTCTAACCGCTATTCAGTGCCCGCAGAATATGCCAGCCAGTCACTGACCTTAAAAATCTATCCCGAGCGACTTTGTGTTTATGATCAGGAAAAACTCATTGCCCGACACATTCGCAGCTTTGAGCGCCATCGTGATTTTGAAGATCCGGACCATCCCAAAGAATTGCTAGCCCAGCGCAGACGTTCAGAAGATCAAAAACTGTTTCAACGCTTTATTGCACTGTCACCTCGTGCCAGTGATTACTATCAAAAGCTGGCTCAGAAGCGTTTAAACCCTAAAGTTCATGTGCGAAAGATTGTTGGCCTCAGTGAAATCTATGGCATTGAAGCCACTGAACGAGCCATGCTGGATGCCTTTGTCTTTGAAGCCTTCAGTAGTGAGTATGTGGCCAATTTATTGGAACAGCGACTCAACAAATTACCCGAAGCAGGTGCTTTGCATTTAACCCGCAGTGAAGACTTACTCGACATTACGTTAGAAAAACCCGACATCAATATTTATCAACCTAAAGAAATCAAAGGAACAACTTATGACTCAACCATCCAGTTTGAAACAAAACAATCAAACAAAGAAGAAAAGTGA